In Theileria equi strain WA chromosome 4 map unlocalized gcontig_1105316255033, whole genome shotgun sequence, the following are encoded in one genomic region:
- a CDS encoding hypothetical protein (encoded by transcript BEWA_012970A), whose amino-acid sequence MKFVEFKNLRYKGAVISHCRHSNPFISIFILCIIFTTHEGNGTIILNNLFQYPLHTLNTKRLNWSDWMTPKAKVKRRGFQRIEKYREKDVIRCFYIPSFCRTLKRCSDLKQTLYPNTLGSLCHFNTLCD is encoded by the coding sequence ATGAAGTTTGTCGAATTTAAAAACCTGCGATACAAAGGAGCTGTCATTAGCCACTGCAGACACTCCAACCCATTTATatccatcttcatcttgtgTATCATCTTCACTACTCACGAGGGCAACGGTACCATCATCCTGAACAACCTCTTTCAATACCCCCTGCACACCTTGAACACCAAAAGACTCAACTGGAGTGACTGGATGACACCTAAGGCCAAAGTCAAAAGAAGGGGTTTTCAGCGGATAGAAAAATACCGGGAGAAAGATGTTATCCGATGTTTTTATATTCCCTCTTTCTGCAGAACCCTCAAACGATGCAGCGATTTGAAACAAACCCTTTACCCTAATACGCTCGGAAGtctttgccattttaaTACCCTTTGTGACTAG
- a CDS encoding hypothetical protein (encoded by transcript BEWA_012980A), which produces MTTGNVTIQIGYYPKSGDNVKLDTKGYYYESGKVRVNLTDEWFPDPEGIYRKFTHTPEDSCTIGDIKKGGTSQNGFGALSSYSSVSVYYWLLDNEHEKPLLIQLGSENEYYIYSGNTWSKDGGINTTTLKSKLDKENCTKNGAHVVDLSQKHGNSSGTTCECPSCNRPSFQVYKSSDSGGTPYYGHTITSISGFKNFGTWQRGLPSIRAVGVIFVYWYNSGTNPLLSVYQRTGNPRFFRKSADNVNSWIEVTDKSPPKETLPTPQIPLDLSKSSGITYDGGSSSISITVLVSPISDGYSKFEHSFRGTSFTISEIKHGQTTQLSGISSSNPLLSVSAYYLGVNDPKTLPMPLLVELRSSGSNTFKYFCRETKDAHTWSKYSGSGGGTGQLRDNALKQALDTLKKAPGRLCNGREFEAKIPAAKCDLGNFRLRLPSEFKGGIFKWQIRKTYNRWIQ; this is translated from the exons ATGACAACTGGAAATGTAACCATACAAATTGGTTACTATCCGAAGAGCGGTGATAACGTCAAACTAGATACTAAAGGATACTATTATGAGAGTGGCAAGGTAAGAGTTAATCTTACGGATGAATGGTTTCCTGACCCAGAGGGTATATATAGGAAGTTTACTCATACTCCCGAAGATAGTTGTACAATAGGTGATATTAAAAAGGGAGGAACATCTCAGAATGGGTTCGGAGCCTTAAGTAGCTATTCAAGTGTCtcagtctactactggtTGTTAGATAATGAGCATGAGAAGCCTCTCCTCATTCAACTTGGTAGTGAAAATGAGTACTACATATATAGTGGTAATACCTGGAGTAAGGATGGAGGTATAAATACTACTACTCTCAAGTCCAAGTTAGATAAAGAGAACTGTACAAAGAACGGAGCCCACGTCGTGGATTTATCTCAAAAGCATGGTAATTCTAGTGGTACTACTTGCGAGTGTCCCAGTTGCAATAGACCAAGTTTCCAAGTATACAAGAGCAGCGACTCCGGAGGTACTCCCTACTATGGACATACTATTACTTCAATCTCTGGCTTTAAGAATTTTGGCACTTGGCAACGTGGACTTCCATCTATTAGGGCTGTTGGAGTCATATTCGTTTACTGGTATAATTCTGGTACTAATCCTCTCCTTTCAGTCTATCAAAGAACTGGAAATCCaagattcttcagaaaAAGCGCTGACAATGTAAATTCCTGGATTGAGGTTACTGATAAATCTCCCCCTAAAGAAACCCTTCCTACTCCTCAAATTCCTCTAGATCTCTCTAAATCGTCTGGTATAACATACGATGGTGGAAGTAGCAGTATAAGTATAACTGTGCTAGTCAGTCCCATCAGTGATGGTTATTCTAAATTTGAGCATTCTTTCAGGGGCACATCATTTACGATTAGTGAAATTAAGCATGGTCAAACTACTCAACTTTCTGGTATATCCTCTTCTAACCCCCTACTTAGTGTCTCCGCATACTATCTAGGAGTAAACGATCCTAAAACTCTGCCTATGCCTCTCCTTGTTGAACTGAGATCAAGTGGGAGTAATACATTCAAGTACTTTTGCAGAGAAACAAAGGATGCACATACATGGTCTAAATATTCCGGATCTGGAGGAGGAACTGGTCAACTAAGGGATAATGCACTAAAGCAAGCCCTGGATACTCTTAAGAAG GCGCCTGGTCGTTTATGCAACGGGAGAGAATTTGAAGCTAAAATACCCGCAGCTAAATGTGACTTGGGAAATTTTAGATTACGACTGCCCAGCGAGTTTAAAGGTGGAATATTTAAATGGCAGATCAGAAAGACTTATAATAGATGGATACAGTAA
- a CDS encoding conserved hypothetical protein (encoded by transcript BEWA_012990A) produces MTMSGTEKDGAKKAAAFLAGFTSSQLFILMVSSGSYSVDRFMLPRSYVGMYINRTIIAFRLSTFLGSLLLNILVPSIKQFDRSLPIVSTISSWLYCLSFLALLLIYYNGGKKGHIMYYYCAIIFTSIVYGSNNVCLPAVIGKDIPYYIGSIQLAAIMVSAYQFSFTKIAKALMITNVHYKLIVGQLSLAVFVSGISAILWSVAYASETINASETNFNGIDKALSPIMLTTLGFGMQNLFYPAIAPYKFIGMGLGSKITMAVLFTSTIPSLTIFFLPQGCGPNTKWDETHWHDAWWFYVLELLLGLLFLLSLHYPGVSKFCSMKNGWMIAILTISYDWCVQTTRAAGMGGAAMQEGTRNPAMATVNAFGFSLAMIMFAFMGNGYLTTYRQAEQDRDNWPTKHFTTKKAFWYWYSSSAKGAYRTCMTSYTRDIRSTILGKKEHLFIVYEDTPPEDEDPFFDLPFIKKKEEAECTPYPFVPPY; encoded by the coding sequence ATGACAATGTCTGGTACCGAGAAGGATGGCGCTAAAAAGGCGGCTGCCTTCTTGGCAGGCTTTACTTCTTCTCAGCTATTCATTCTCATGGTTTCTTCTGGGAGTTATTCGGTGGACAGATTTATGCTTCCCAGGAGTTACGTTGGAATGTACATTAACAGGACTATTATTGCCTTCAGGCTGTCTACATTTCTTGGATCGCTTCTTCTTAATATACTAGTGCCTAGCATTAAGCAATTTGATAGAAGTCTACCTATTGTTTCTACAATATCAAGCTGGCTTTATTGTCTGTCATTCCTAGCTCTACTACTAATATACTACAATGGTGGGAAAAAAGGACACATCATGTACTACTACTGTGCAATTATTTTCACGTCGATTGTATACGGTTCAAATAACGTATGTCTTCCGGCTGTAATAGGGAAGGATATACCTTATTACATAGGTTCTATCCAGTTAGCTGCCATCATGGTTTCTGCTTACCAATTTTCGTTCACAAAGATTGCAAAGGCGTTGATGATCACAAATGTTCACTATAAGTTGATTGTCGGACAATTATCACTTGCAGTGTTTGTATCTGGGATATCCGCCATATTGTGGTCAGTTGCATATGCGAGTGAAACAATTAACGCAAGTGAGActaattttaatggaataGACAAGGCCTTATCTCCTATAATGTTGACTACTTTGGGATTCGGAATGCAGAATCTCTTCTACCCTGCCATAGCtccttacaaatttattGGAATGGGTCTTGGCTCTAAGATCACTATGGCTGTCTTATTCACAAGCACTATACCATCACTTACTATATTCTTTCTCCCACAGGGTTGTGGTCCAAACACTAAATGGGATGAAACACATTGGCATGATGCATGGTGGTTTTATGTCTTGGAACTATTACTTGGACTGTTATTTCTTCTGTCTCTGCACTATCCAGGGgtatcaaaattttgtagTATGAAAAATGGCTGGATGATTGCTATCCTCACAATATCCTATGATTGGTGTGTTCAGACGACTAGAGCTGCTGGGATGGGTGGAGCTGCTATGCAAGAAGGTACAAGGAATCCAGCTATGGCTACTGTCAATGCCTTTGGATTTTCTCTGGCCATGATTATGTTCGCTTTCATGGGCAACGGGTATCTCACAACGTATAGACAGGCTGAACAAGATAGAGACAACTGGCCTACCAAACACTTTACCACAAAAAAGGCATTCTGGTACTGGTACTCGAGTTCAGCAAAAGGCGCCTATAGAACCTGTATGACGTCTTATACAAGGGATATCAGAAGCACTATTCTCGGAAAGAAGGAACATCTTtttattgtctatgaagatactccacctgaagatgaagatcCCTTCTTTGACCTTCCATTTATcaagaagaaagaggaagCTGAATGCACACCATATCCGTTTGTGCCTCCTTACTAa
- a CDS encoding hypothetical protein (encoded by transcript BEWA_013000A) yields the protein MPYGRPKERKDAMYYSQVLPPGGGLGLKYYMKKYDGKWASLNNGFDLTAYEVLQRASNVVNDEPANSSLSKVDSSLFNALDSFEENVPVPQSAEQPATTPITLDLASPDNSNINVDEQTFGEVLLKSYFPRKDHHISSVVENGVTLWKATGDEKCTSVQSHVQDSTVMTIGIKSGDDLEAKFFEKNGGVWKNVDKRYFEHRLHSMKDFSAHAGERLGGPETLPEEVLTKENEDLPEVGTLKVESPVESNDELNFASLGCPLGGYSGSGIPVEDLKPVVEKVEPQDDKDLLEAPVEELGELEALPEATVLEPEEDAETQGERITTNGSPDENDGILSVVDMDDLDSVASGDGDKIGKGNMEYELDDSVAGEEEEDDIEKGQKNFRSTLPPATESSSKTNANREASVPKPTTPVTLDLSKPDKDKVEIKQGAEEGFNMKNYTPKDAKVTSVVDGGATLWTASREEKLTSAGSSTKGNESILYLEIDNGNSVKTLKFFEKVGTEWKSIKEDEFSTKFKAMVESVLPT from the exons atgCCATATGGGAGGCCGAAGGAGAGGAAAGATGCGATGTACTATTCACAAG TCTTACCACCTGGCGGTGGACTCGGACTAAAGTACTACATGAAGAagtatgatggaaagtgggCTTCTTTAAACAACGGCTTTGATCTCACTGCGTATGAAGTACTCCAAAGAGCATCAAATGTTGTAAATGATGAACCTGCAAACTCTTCcctttccaaagtagactcttcactCTTTAATGCCTTGGACTCTTTTGAGGAGAATGTTCCAGTTCCTCAGTCAGCTGAGCAGCCTGCCACTACTCCTATTACCCTTGATCTTGCTAGTCCAGATAACTCGAATATTAATGTAGACGAACAAACTTTTGGTGAAGTCTTACTCAAAAGCTATTTTCCAAGGAAGGATCATCATATATCATCCgttgtagagaatggagttaCTCTCTGGAAGGctactggagatgaaaaatgtacatCTGTGCAATCTCATGTACAAGACTCTACTGTAATGACCATAGGAATAAAGAGTGGTGATGACTTGGAAGctaaattctttgaaaagaatggcGGCgtatggaagaatgtggacaAGAGATACTTCGAGCATAGGCTACACTCAATGAAGGACTTTTCCGCACATGCTGGTGAGAGGCTGGGAGGACCTGAGACTTTGCCAGAGGAAGTTCTGACtaaagagaatgaggatCTCCCTGAAGTTGGTACTCTAAAAGTGGAAAGTCCGGTAGAATCTAATGATGAGCTTAACTTTGCTAGCCTTGGATGTCCCTTGGGAGGATACTCAGGTTCAGGAATTCCCGTAGAGGACCTCAAGCCAGTAGTTGAGAAGGTAGAACCtcaagatgataaagatttACTAGAAGCCCCTGTAGAAGAGCTAGGAGAACTTGAGGCTTTACCAGAAGCTACTGTATTGGAACCTGAGGAAGACGCTGAAACTCAAGGAGAGAGGATAACTACCAATGGATCTCCAGACGAAAATGATGGCATACTATCTGTTGTAGATATGGATGATTTAGATTCTGTAGCCTCTGgagatggagataaaataGGAAAAGGGAATATGGAGTATGAATTAGATGATTCAGTAGCTggagaagaggaagaagatgatatTGAAAAGGGTCAGAAGAATTTTAGAAGTACTCTACCTCCAGCTACTGAATCATCTAGTAAGACTAATGCTAACAGGGAAGCTAGCGTTCCAAAGCCTACCACTCCCGTTACTTTAGACCTTTCCAAACCagataaagacaaagtAGAGATTAAACAAGGTGCTGAAGAGGGATTTAATATGAAAAActatactccaaaggatgctAAGGTTACATCCGTAGTTGATGGTGGAGCTACTCTGTGGACAGCTAGCAGAGAGGAAAAGTTAACTTCCGCTGGTTCTTCCACCAAGGGGAATGAATCAATTCTTTACTTGGAAATCGATAATGGTAATAGTGTAAAAACCCTCAAATTCTTTGAGAAGGTTGGTACTGAGTGGAAGAGTATTaaagaggatgaattttCAACCAAGTTTAAGGCAATGGTAGAATCGGTTTTGCCTACCTAA
- a CDS encoding conserved hypothetical protein (encoded by transcript BEWA_013010A) — MAGDGVYKIQEIIPKEYTRDVELVEVNVVEINRKDTELALNLTSEARKTPFFENATYLRMCKGEGDRILLIYGNDKEFVEKTFSENKLEIHGFHTASVPKYAPYTLEQFHKWKVHWPLKFIRPSFQPLDITEDLNVEMTSLLQKAIDESREKSGKGVCIITFRGKIIASACDERDVHILSHASILAIAKVADDKVKRQFEDRPDYLCTGCEVYLSHEPCCMCGMALLHSRISKVTYGFKNKSFGCFGSVFNLHNMAQLNHRFRAFTTVPDLVQ; from the coding sequence ATGGCAGGTGATGGAGTCTACAAAATCCAGGAAATCATCCCAAAGGAATACACCAGGGACGTTGAACTTGTCGAGGTGAACGTCGTAGAAATAAATCGCAAGGATACAGAGCTAGCTCTCAACTTGACATCTGAGGCACGCAAGACTCCCTTTTTTGAGAATGCAACTTACCTTCGCATGTGCAAAGGAGAGGGCGACCGTATACTTTTGATATATGGAAATGACAAGGAGTTTGTGGAAAAGACATTTTCCGAAAATAAATTGGAAATACATGGGTTTCATACCGCAAGTGTGCCAAAATATGCTCCATACACTCTAGAGCAATTTCACAAGTGGAAGGTACATTGGCCTTTAAAGTTTATAAGACCATCGTTTCAGCCCCTGGACATTACGGAGGATTTAAATGTGGAAATGACTAGTCTATTACAGAAAGCCATAGATGAGTCTAGGGAGAAATCAGGAAAAGGAGTCTGTATAATCACGTTTCGTGGTAAGATTATCGCAAGTGCATGTGACGAACGTGACGTTCATATTTTAAGCCATGCATCAATTTTAGCAATCGCAAAAGTAGCAGATGATAAAGTAAAGAGACAGTTTGAAGATAGACCAGATTATTTGTGCACTGGATGTGAAGTTTACCTGAGCCATGAACCCTGCTGTATGTGTGGAATGGCACTATTGCACTCTAGAATTTCAAAGGTAACATACGGtttcaagaataaaagtTTTGGCTGTTTTGGATCCGTTTTTAATCTACACAATATGGCACAGCTCAATCATCGGTTCCGAGCATTCACCACGGTACCAGATCTTGTACAGTAA
- a CDS encoding conserved hypothetical protein (encoded by transcript BEWA_013020A), with protein sequence MMKSVKYLLILISLPRILAKGKSGSSQDVLQSQTCIDPNFGNKGSDLKADNGLGDENGQFTNYLDNFSKSESGQFLQEVLAFKPGAEGRYKITPGSDKLIELKSMILPYNTTWNILNLVLLALTSAVFTHIAIYAPLSNYSIITITGYVTCSIILGLTHDILPLWIVALVACLGEGVLCFALNKIANIQRRQLCILSICMVFSKVFYDLYAIIPFDPINPSYSGVAGLILNYVIFRNNFMLLRLIYLIVLIFISSALFLNLPSYVAGEPMEIQEVDASAVIMRRLIAFVTALPVSGLLTQILCTAKRTVNPLGPFNFFNVPTKFRIDSLESVIGMVGWVTISMIFYKYSKKRNNGLATSPKKRKTWRTYTRTISSL encoded by the exons atGATGAAGAGCGTGAAATATCTTTTGATTCTCATTTCCCTCCCGAGGATACTGGCCAAGGGCAAAAGCGGCTCTTCTCAGGACGTTTTGCAGTCCCAAACTTGCATAGACCCTAACTTTGGTAATAAAGGAAGTGATTTGAAGGCTGACAATGGACTTGGTGATGAAAACGGGCAGTTTACAAATTACTTGGACAATTTTT CGAAATCAGAGTCTGGACAGTTCCTCCAGGAAGTCCTTGCATTTAAACCTGGCGCTGAAGGAAGATACAAAATTACACCTGGAA gTGACAAGTTAATCGAGCTTAAAAGCATG attCTACCATATAATACAActtggaatattttaaatctggTTCTTCTAGCCTTAACATCTGCGGTATTCACACATATTGCCATTTATGCTCCTTTGTCAAATTACTCCATCATTACAATCactg GATACGTAACATGTTCCATAATTTTGGGACTTACCCACGACATATTGCCTCTTTGGATCGTAGCTCTAGTTGCTTGTCTTGGAGAGG GAGTTTTATGTTTTGCCTTGAATAAGATAGCGAATATACAAAGAAGACAATTGTGTATACTATCGATTTGCATGGTCTTCTCTAAAGTGTTTTATGATTTATATGCAATAATCCCATTTGATCCTATAAATCCGTCATATTCTGGAGTTGCAGGGCTTATTCTAAACTATG TCATTTTCCGCAACAATTTTATGCTTCTGAGATTAATATATCTCATTGTTTTAATCTTCATCTCGTCGGCGTTGTTTTTAAATTTACCCTCGTATGTTGCAGGGGAACCTATGGAGATTCAAGAAGTTGATGCATCAGC AGTAATAATGAGACGCCTTATCGCCTTTGTAACAGCACTTCCAGTATCTGGTTTGCTTACTCAAATACTTTGTACAGCCAAAAGGACCGTAAATCCGCTGG GCCCATTTAACTTTTTCAACGTGCCGACAAAGTTCAGAATTGATTCGCTGGAGAGCGTTATAGGAATGGTTGGCTGGGTGACAATCTCTATGATTTTCtataaatattccaaaaaaaGGAACAATGGACTGGCAACTTCACCTAAAAAGAGGAAGACCTGGAGAACATACACCAGGACAATATCATCCCTGTAG
- a CDS encoding hypothetical protein (encoded by transcript BEWA_013030A) yields the protein MRIFSLLYTILFIKLVRSEKKITLDILKADQKNTKVEVRKDSGIEIKTYSPKDGFRINKVKYGSKQIWSSSWTGSEGCKSIQFHSKGETRLVALWIVGKDKALEIKRFNKVGDKWEKIELEGFNKKIREAKGQDAVEQPKQVTPSTPQGPIKTNGQVKAAVVQQPASKQTTQPNTQATQQNFSKPQPPQGRATKPEAVPTSQSQRPTPISNLKSKANTSSFDVRESNSNGVFYLTCTPRSGVVATKLVYGGETIWDGGRRPLSSALIYFKGDKPEVVTLQYKENGKDRTLFLHYNGEEWEHNKKEHERKLNALKGRPLQVTQPAEPKGASLKVHQVPTPPKPTEPVTLNLANPDQSKVHIGDRSGNGIKSKNYSPKDTFHISSVMEGKVEVWNVVDPNTKCKLVRVYANSDIEVLYLDIDCNGNPISRYFEKQNGKWNSINKIDFDRKVKSMKVENIKDENPPEPEEPVSPFLDKVDSSLFHVEEAEEDGVKVLKLKAKEGVTANKLTYGSDVVWEDKKKTCLSAILYMDGEKPTLAVLETRNKNNKQNKVYRYHNGKEWKNDNEGEHNSKLSALKKKCKTVITPTPSPANTTKPVTSQANAPKPTTPFKLDITNPDRTKIIIKDVNGNGLPYREYVAKGGYHISSVLDGKVNLWIAPQGQQCIAVKSFIQDAVTIIAIFIKEGETRRRKCIEKAGGRWKDIDGQTFEEKLKAIREERVAGNEGAGNDGSPFGIRSPDDTEEAAPKPNAAKKSEHVVNVHASEIYTPPAKKQEVATKPESVTEDTEPQAPSKPLTNCSLDLANIDEDEISVKENKNYGGGVTQKDFSPKEGFKIDYILNNGTPVIKLSEGEEFRSIRLYSKGSSYLLMITIKKGQVPEHQYHERIGGDWYKLKDKNEFNRKLNAMKGSG from the coding sequence ATGAGAATATTCTCGCTGCTTTATACAatcttgtttataaagCTAGTGAGGTCTGAAAAGAAGATTactcttgacattttaaaagCAGACCAAAAGAATACGAAAGTTGAGGTTCGTAAAGACTCTGGAATAGAAATCAAGACGTACTCCCCAAAGGATGGATTTCGTATAAACAAGGTCAAGTATGGAAGTAAACAGATATGGAGTTCTTCCTGGACTGGTTCAGAAGGCTGTAAAAGCATTCAGTTTCACTCCAAGGGAGAGACAAGACTCGTTGCTTTGTGGATTGTCGGCAAAGATAAGGCGCTAGAAATCAAGCGTTTTAACAAGGTCGGTGATAAATGGGAGAAGATCGAACTGGAAGGCTTTAATAAAAAGATTCGGGAAGCAAAAGGTCAAGATGCTGTTGAACAACCAAAACAGGTGACTCCATCTACTCCCCAGGGTCCAATAAAGACAAATGGACAGGTTAAAGCAGCAGTAGTTCAACAACCAGCTTCTAAACAAACTACTCAACCTAATACACAGGCTACTCAGCAGAATTTTTCTAAACCTCAACCTCCACAAGGACGAGCTACTAAACCAGAGGCAGTTCCTACTTCACAGTCACAACGGCCTACTCCCATAAGCAATCTAAAATCAAAGGCTAACACATCCTCATTTGATGTGAGAGAATCAAACTCTAATGGCGTATTCTATTTGACATGCACACCAAGGTCTGGCGTTGTAGCTACAAAGCTTGTTTATGGAGGTGAGACCATATGGGATGGAGGCAGAAGACCCTTATCTTCGGCTTTAATCTACTTTAAAGGAGACAAGCCAGAAGTAGTGACATTACAATATAAAGAGAATGGTAAGGATCGCactctcttcctccattataaCGGTGAAGAGTGGGAACATAACAAGAAAGAACATGAAAGAAAGCTTAACGCATTGAAGGGGCGTCCTCTACAAGTTACTCAACCAGCTGAACCTAAGGGAGCCTCTCTAAAAGTCCATCAGGTTCCTACACCTCCCAAACCAACAGAACCAGTTACTCTTAATCTTGCAAATCCTGACCAGTCAAAAGTACATATAGGTGACCGCTCTGGTAATGGaataaaatcaaagaattattctccaaaggatacctttcatatatcctctgttaTGGAGGGAAAAGTAGAAGTTTGGAATGTGGTCGATCCAAACACAAAGTGCAAACTTGTAAGGGTGTATGCTAACAGTGACATAGAAGTTCTTTATCTAGATATTGACTGTAACGGCAACCCAATCTCtagatattttgaaaagCAGAATGGAAAGTGGAATAGTATTAATAAAATAGATTTTGATAGAAAGGTAAAATCCATGAAGgtagagaatataaaagATGAGAATCCTCCAGAGCCAGAAGAACCCGTAAGCCCTTTCCTGGATAAGGTAGACTCTTCACTCTTTCATGTAGAGGAGgctgaggaagatggtGTAAAGGTTCTTAAACTGAAGGCTAAGGAGGGTGTTACTGCTAACAAGCTCACTTATGGATCTGACGTAGTCTGGGAAGATAAGAAGAAAACATGTCTCTCGGCTatcttgtatatggatggagagaagccTACTCTTGCTGTTTTAGAAACAAGGaataagaataataagCAGAACAAGGTTTATAGATACCATAATGGTAAAgagtggaagaatgataatGAGGGTGAGCATAATAGTAAGCTGAGTGCtctaaagaagaaatgtAAGACTGTCATTACTCCTACTCCGTCTCCTGCAAATACTACTAAACCAGTTACTTCCCAAGCAAACGCCCCTAAACCAACCACTCCATTCAAACTGGATATCACTAACCCTGACAGAACTAAAATAATCATTAAAGACGTTAACGGGAATGGATTACCATACAGAGAATATGTTGCAAAGGGTGGTTACCATATATCCTCAGTTTTAGACGGAAAGGTTAATCTTTGGATCGCACCTCAAGGGCAACAGTGTATAGCAGTTAAATCCTTTATACAAGACGCAGTCACGATCATTGccatatttataaaggaggGTGAGACAAGGAGGCGTAAATGCATTGAGAAAGCTGGTGGACGGTGGAAAGATATTGATGGTCAAACATTTGAAGAAAAACTAAAAGCAATCAGGGAAGAACGAGTTGCTGGAAATGAGGGTGCAGGGAATGATGGTTCACCCTTTGGTATACGGTCTCCTGATGATACTGAAGAAGCGGCACCTAAACCTAATGCTGCCAAAAAATCTGAGCATGTGGTTAATGTGCATGCTTCTGAGATTTACACTCCTCCAGCAAAGAAACAAGAGGTTGCTACCAAACCTGAAAGTGTAACGGAAGATACAGAACCTCAAGCTCCATCTAAACCTCTTACAAATTGCTCTCTTGACCTAGCCAATATTGACGAGGATGAAATATCTGTAAAGGAAAATAAGAATTATGGAGGTGGAGTAACACAAAAGGActtttctccaaaggaaggtTTCAAAATAGATTACATTCTTAATAATGGGACACCAGTTATTAAGCTTTCAGAGGGAGAGGAATTTAGATCTATACGTTTGTATTCCAAGGGGAGTTCCTATCTACTCATGATTACCATAAAGAAGGGTCAAGTTCCTGAGCACCAATATCATGAGAGAATAGGTGGAGACTGGTACAAGctcaaggataaaaatgagtTTAATAGGAAACTAAATGCAATGAAAGGTTCTGGATAA